In a genomic window of uncultured Flavobacterium sp.:
- a CDS encoding rhodanese-related sulfurtransferase gives MQLYNTLSAEERAIMIDDAGKQRLTLSFYAYAKIQDPKKFRDDLFLAWNKLDALGRIYVANEGINAQMSIPEENLEAFRATLEVYDFMKGIRLNEAVEHDDHSFLKLTIKVRHKIVADGLNDETFDVTDIGVHLKAKEFNEILDDPNTIVVDFRNHYESEVGHFKGAITPDVETFRESLPIINDQLQNHKEDKNLVMYCTGGIRCEKASAYFKHQGFKNVFQLEGGIINYAKQIEAEGLESKFIGKNFVFDNRLGERITEDIISQCHQCGKPCDNHTNCENDGCHLLFIQCDDCKAAMENCCSTECLDIIHMPLVDQVRLRTGKQVGNKVFRKGKSENLKFKHSGELPNNSLATAEKQADIRQKIKVKKVLLGKAEHYYVKAQVGLFTIESHDLNAGDKILISGPTTGNQELVLEKMIVNEIEALTAKIGDKVTFEVPFRIRLSDKIYKIVN, from the coding sequence ATGCAACTGTACAACACTTTAAGCGCAGAAGAAAGAGCCATCATGATCGATGATGCCGGTAAACAACGACTAACGTTGTCTTTCTATGCGTATGCCAAAATTCAAGATCCCAAAAAATTTCGCGATGATTTATTTTTAGCCTGGAATAAGCTCGATGCTTTAGGCCGAATTTATGTTGCCAATGAAGGAATTAATGCTCAAATGAGTATTCCTGAAGAAAATTTGGAGGCTTTTAGAGCTACTCTCGAAGTTTATGATTTCATGAAAGGTATACGATTGAATGAAGCGGTAGAACATGATGATCATTCCTTTTTAAAATTAACCATTAAAGTTCGTCATAAAATTGTTGCTGACGGTTTAAACGATGAAACTTTTGATGTTACCGATATTGGCGTTCACTTGAAAGCCAAAGAATTCAATGAAATCCTTGATGATCCAAATACTATTGTGGTAGATTTTAGAAATCACTACGAAAGTGAAGTTGGACATTTTAAAGGTGCAATTACTCCGGATGTAGAAACTTTTAGAGAGAGTTTGCCTATAATCAACGATCAGCTTCAAAATCATAAAGAAGATAAAAACCTTGTAATGTATTGTACAGGTGGAATTCGTTGTGAAAAAGCGAGTGCTTATTTTAAACATCAGGGTTTTAAAAATGTTTTTCAATTAGAAGGTGGAATCATTAATTACGCCAAACAAATTGAAGCTGAAGGTTTAGAAAGTAAATTCATTGGAAAAAACTTCGTATTTGATAATCGTCTTGGCGAAAGAATTACTGAAGATATTATTTCGCAATGTCATCAATGCGGAAAACCTTGTGATAATCACACGAATTGCGAAAACGACGGTTGTCATTTGTTGTTTATTCAATGTGATGATTGTAAAGCTGCTATGGAAAACTGTTGTTCTACAGAATGTCTTGACATTATTCATATGCCTTTGGTTGATCAAGTTCGTTTAAGAACCGGAAAACAAGTTGGAAATAAGGTTTTTAGAAAAGGAAAGTCTGAAAATCTAAAATTCAAACATTCAGGTGAATTACCGAATAATTCTTTGGCTACAGCCGAAAAACAAGCAGATATTCGTCAAAAAATAAAAGTAAAAAAAGTACTTCTTGGAAAAGCTGAACATTATTATGTAAAAGCACAAGTTGGTCTTTTTACTATTGAAAGCCACGATTTGAATGCCGGTGATAAAATCTTAATTTCCGGACCAACTACTGGTAATCAAGAATTGGTTTTAGAAAAAATGATCGTAAACGAAATTGAAGCTTTAACGGCAAAGATTGGTGATAAAGTTACTTTTGAAGTTCCTTTTAGAATAAGATTATCAGATAAAATTTATAAAATAGTAAATTAA
- a CDS encoding type IX secretion system membrane protein PorP/SprF, whose amino-acid sequence MKKLIISIILMAVTSSYSQELNLPVFTQYLADNPFVISPTYAGIGDNLRIRANGLTQWVGIKDAPNNQSVYADLRILDRSGLGISLYKDSNGNTSQTGAKVSFAHHLTLDYYSKQYLSFGISYNLNNFRININDFSSGTANPGPLDPSITNDRAVSNNNFDIGALYRNKDFYLSLNVNNILNKNTDKFYHEEPALLRNYQIYTGYIFTGDSQNRVEYEPSVYFQQFASDKRSSTDLNFKYRQFNRYDDYFWVGVSYRFLNDQFLEPSMAGPMAGFKKSNFYFGYSYQATLNQIGAYNSGTHVVTIGLDFLRGISNCPCTQGPVRH is encoded by the coding sequence ATGAAAAAATTAATTATATCTATTATACTCATGGCTGTAACTTCAAGTTACAGTCAAGAGTTAAACTTGCCGGTTTTCACACAATATCTGGCAGATAATCCTTTTGTTATATCCCCAACTTATGCTGGTATCGGAGACAATCTTCGTATTAGAGCAAATGGACTGACACAATGGGTTGGCATAAAAGATGCTCCAAACAATCAATCTGTATACGCAGATCTTCGAATTTTAGATCGGTCAGGATTAGGTATTTCACTTTATAAAGATAGTAACGGAAACACCTCTCAAACCGGTGCCAAAGTATCCTTTGCACACCATTTGACTTTAGATTATTATTCAAAACAATACTTATCTTTTGGTATTTCATATAATCTAAATAATTTTAGAATAAACATCAACGATTTTAGTTCCGGAACAGCTAATCCAGGACCATTAGATCCTTCTATTACAAATGATAGAGCTGTTTCAAACAATAACTTTGATATTGGCGCACTTTATCGAAATAAAGATTTTTATCTAAGCCTGAATGTAAATAATATTTTAAACAAAAACACAGATAAATTCTATCATGAAGAGCCTGCTTTATTACGTAATTATCAAATATATACAGGTTATATCTTCACGGGAGACTCTCAAAACAGAGTTGAATATGAACCTTCTGTATACTTCCAACAATTTGCAAGTGACAAACGATCAAGCACTGACCTGAATTTTAAATACCGCCAGTTCAATCGTTATGATGATTATTTTTGGGTAGGAGTTTCTTATCGTTTTCTAAATGATCAGTTTTTAGAACCTTCAATGGCTGGCCCAATGGCCGGATTTAAAAAATCTAATTTCTATTTTGGTTATTCTTATCAGGCAACACTTAATCAAATTGGAGCTTACAATTCAGGAACACATGTTGTAACGATAGGACTAGATTTTCTACGTGGAATTAGCAATTGCCCTTGTACACAGGGTCCGGTTCGTCATTAA